The Toxotes jaculatrix isolate fToxJac2 chromosome 14, fToxJac2.pri, whole genome shotgun sequence genome window below encodes:
- the abcb8 gene encoding mitochondrial potassium channel ATP-binding subunit yields the protein MFQILCSKASIAAPVRSLSLYPRCNKTADIWKLSRWYISPGTNGYSSSQQPGKAVSRIWSLTQRAVRQSATRTSKPPGVSLKFILGPAVLTVSARLFCHVAYCEADFNNNTPVEAAAKSPAPEFKWHILWEFVKPQLFALIGAVVLAFGAAILNIQIPLMLGDLVNVVARYLREHTGNYVHEIRGPALKLLGLYGIQGLLTTGYIILLSRVGERVAADMRKTLFASLLRQDVAFFDANKTGQLVNRLTADIQEFKSSFKLVISQGLRSITQTVGCFVSLYVISPKLTGLTVVVLPCLVGAGALIGSFLRKLSRLAQEQVAKATGVADEALGNVRTVKAFAMEERELQLYAHEVDKSCEINENLGAGIAVFQGLSNIALNCIVLGTIFAGGTLISSNEMSPGDLMSFLVASQTVQRSLASISILFGQMVRGISSGARVFEYLALEPTIPLSGGGRIPYHSLMGRVDFMNISFSYPTRPGHQILKKFNLTLPPCKTVAIVGESGGGKSTVASLLERFYDPTSGVIMLDGLDIRTLDLSWLRGQVIGFINQEPVLFGSSVMENIRFGKPEATDAEVINAAKQANAHRFITGFPDGYNTVVGERGVTLSGGQKQRIAIARALIKNPSILVLDEATSALDAESERVVQEALDRATRGRTVLIIAHRLSTIQGADLICVMSNGRIVEAGTHLELLSKGGLYSDLIRRQRAEGQK from the exons ATGTTCCAGATACTTTGCAGTAAAGCAAGCATCGCTGCTCCCGTGCGGTCATTGTCGTTATACCCGAGATGTAATAAAACAGCAGACATATGGAAACTTTCACG GTGGTATATATCTCCAGGAACTAATGGATACAGCTCCTCACAACAGCCTGGAAAGGCTGTCAGTCGTATTTGGAGTCTCACTCAGAGAGCTGTGCGGCAGTCTGCCACCCGAACATCCAAACCCCCGGGAGTGTCTCTGAAGTTCATCCTGGGGCCGGCAGTACTCACTGTCTCTGCTCGACTGTTTTGCCATGTAGCTTACTGCGAGGCAGATTTTAATAACAACACCCCAGTGGAAGCAGCAGCCAAAAGCCCTGCGCCTGAGTTCAAATGGCATATCCTGTGGGAATTTGTCAAACCTCAGCTTTTTGCTCTCATTGGGGCTGTTGTG cttgCTTTTGGTGCAGCTATCTTGAATATTCAAATCCCCTTGATGCTTGGGGATCTGGTGAATGTTGTGGCACGTTACCTGAGAGAACATACCGGGAATTATGTCCATGAGATAAGGGGTCCTGCCCTGAAACTGCTTGGACTGTATGGTATCCAA GGCCTGCTGACGACTGGCTACATTATCCTTCTTTCAcgggtgggagagagagtggcAGCAGACATGAGAAAGACCCTTTTTGCATCCTTACTGAG GCAAGATGTGGCTTTCTTTGATGCCAATAAAACTGGGCAGCTGGTGAATCGTTTGACTGCTGACATTCAGGAGTTCAAGTCATCCTTTAAATTGGTTATCTCTCAG GGTCTGCGGAGCATTACACAGACAGTTGGATGTTTCGTCTCTCTCTATGTCATCTCCCCTAAACTCACAGGTTTGACAGTAGTTGTCCTTCCCTGTCTGGTGGGAGCTGGGGCTCTCATTGGCTCTTTCCTCCGCAAACTATCCCGTTTGGCTCAAGAACAG GTGGCAAAAGCCACAGGAGTTGCAGATGAGGCACTTGGCAATGTGCGCACAGTGAAAGCTTTTGCCATGGAGGAGCGAGAACTCCA GTTATATGCACATGAAGTTGACAAGTCATGTGAAATTAATGAAAATCTTGGTGCTGGAATAGCAGTGTTCCAAGGACTGTCAAACATTGCActgaact GCATTGTTCTGGGAACTATTTTTGCTGGAGGGACTTTAATTTCTAGCAATGAAATGTCTCCTGGAGACCTCATGTCTTTCCTGGTTGCCTCCCAGACTGTTCAGAG GTCACTAGCCAGCATCTCTATCCTCTTTGGACAG ATGGTGAGAGGTATAAGCTCTGGAGCCCGGGTTTTTGAATACCTTGCTTTGGAGCCAACCATTCCACTCTCCGGGGGCGGACGCATCCCGTACCATTCTCTGATGGGAAGAGTGGATTTCATGAACATTTCATTCAG TTACCCAACAAGACCTGGCCATCAGATCTTGAAGAAGTTCAACTTAACTCTTCCACCGTGTAAAACTGTTGCCATTGTTGGAGAATCTGGAGGAG GAAAGTCCACAGTGGCGTCCTTGTTGGAACGTTTCTATGACCCGACCAGTGGTGTAATCATGCTGGACGGACTCGACATTCGAACACTGGACCTGTCCTGGCTCAGGGGACAAGTTATTGGATTTATCAATCAG GAGCCGGTTTTGTTTGGCTCATCTGTCATGGAGAACATCCGCTTTGGGAAGCCTGAGGCCACAGATGCTGAGGTCATTAATGCAGCCAAGCAAGCCAATGCTCACCGCTTCATTACAGGTTTCCCAGACGGCTATAACACTGTGGTTG GTGAGCGTGGGGTGACAttatcaggtggccagaaacagcGCATTGCCATCGCCCGCGCCCTCATCAAGAACCCCAGCATCTTGGTGCTGGATGAAGCCACCAGTGCCCTGGACGCAGAATCAGAGCGAGTGGTGCAGGAGGCTCTGGACAGGGCCACAAGGGGTCGCACTGTGCTCATCATCGCCCACCGGCTGAGCACCATTCAAGGGGCTGACCTCATCTGTGTCATGAGCAATGGCCGCATTGTGGAG gcCGGGACTCACTTGGAGCTGCTGAGCAAAGGAGGACTTTATTCTGATCTGATCCGCAGGCAAAGAGCTGAAGGGCAGAAATGA
- the atg9b gene encoding autophagy-related protein 9B produces the protein MANFEAYQEYQRIEDFEEDSPPGEEDLLVHVPEGLKDSWHHIKNLDNFFTRIYHFHQKNGFACMMLSEFFELVQFLFVVTFTTFLVNCVEYDVLFANRAVNHTGPGQNPLDRNKVTLPDAILPSQQCTQRIQEDSWIIFLLIMATIFWVYRLVKVFCNVLSYWEIRQFYIKALKIRMDELCNFTWQEVQDRLISLQREQQMCIHKKELTELDIYHRILRFKNYMVAMINKSLLPVQLQLPLLGNVVFLTQGLKYNFELILFWGPGSLFQNKWNLHPKYKRNGNRLELAQQLSRVILLMGLANLLLCPFILVWQVLYAFFSYTEVIRREPGSLGARRWSLYGRLYLRHFNELDHELHGRLGRGYKPTSKYMNSFTSPLLTVLAKNIAFFSGSVLAVLIALTVYDEDVLTVQHILTAITVLGVVITVARSFIPDEHMVWCPEQLLQCMLAHIHYMPDHWRGTANKSETRDEVAQLFQYKAVFILEELLSPIVTPFILIFLLRSKSLEIIDFFRNFTVEVVGVGDICSFAQMDIRRHGNPTWMSEGQTEASVYQQAENGKTELSLMHFTIKNPRWQPPQESSVFISHLKEKVHHDAQTGPSTQLLLSEAPLCTSLQSNESATGPDNLLASVLAHPILTASGLQGRDHHFIPPSTAASAAASVLASLSTSQLAHTSRGRSQGLMPSSLHPESTMYRSDRTIIDSMSNSESRIRSNALHSEFASAEMSLHAIYMHELHQQSSHPQRTSGQWQTAVPMRDLHTNAGFQVHSGHGSSMSMPTAAHLGGWQEEEEEDEDDQEINSGPTPKQDTRSSC, from the exons ATGGCCAACTTTGAGGCTTACCAGGAGTATCAGAGAATTGAGGACTTTGAGGAGGACTCGCCACCAGGGGAGGAGGATTTATTGGTGCATGTGCCCGAAGGCCTTAAAG ATTCATGGCACCATATCAAGAACCTGGATAATTTCTTCACAAGG ATCTACCATTTTCATCAAAAGAATGGCTTTGCTTGTATGATGTTGTCAGAGTTCTTTGAGCTTGT tcagtttttgtttgttgtcacaTTCACAACGTTCCTTGTCAACTGTGTGGAGTACGATGTCCTGTTTGCCAATCGAGCGGTCAACCACACTGGGCCAGGCCAGAACCCTCTGGACAGGAACAAAGTCACTCTCCCAGATGCCATCCTACCTAGCCAGCAGTGCACTCAGAG GATTCAAGAGGACAGCTGGATTATATTTCTTCTCATCATGGCTACCATCTTCTGGGTCTATCGACTTGTTAAAGTCTTTTGCAATGTTTTGAGCTACTGGGAGATCAGGCAGTTCTACATCAAAGCACTGAAGATCAGGATG GATGAACTATGCAACTTCACATGGCAGGAAGTACAGGACCGGCTCATCAGCCTGCAACGAGAACAGCAAATGTGCATACACAAGAAAGAACTGACAGAACTTGACATCTATCACCGCATCCTGCGATTCAAGAACTACATGGTGGCCATGATAAACAAATCACTGCTGccagtgcagctgcagctccccCTGCTGGGCAACGTGGTGTTCCTCACCCAGGGCCTCAAGTACAACTTTGAGCTCATCCTCTTCTGGGGTCCTGGTTCTCTGTTTCAGAATAAGTGGAACCTGCACCCCAAGTACAAGCGAAATGGGAACCGCCTAGAACTCGCCCAGCAGCTTAGTAGAGTCATCCTGCTGATGGGTTTGGCCAATTTGCTGCTATGCCCCTTCATCCTGGTGTGGCAGGTGCTGTACGCTTTCTTCAGCTATACAGAAGTGATCCGCAGAGAACCTGGAAGCCTGGGTGCACGTCGCTGGTCCCTATACGGTCGCCTATACCTGCGTCACTTCAATGAGCTGGACCATGAGCTGCATGGACGTCTAGGTCGTGGCTACAAACCCACTTCCAAATACATGAACTCCTTTACATCACCACTGCTGACTGTGCTTGCAAAGAACATAGCCTTCTTCTCAGGCTCAGTGTTGGCTGTTCTCATTGCACTGACAGTCTACGATGAGGACGTTCTGACAGTGCAGCACATCCTGACCGCTATCACTGTGCTGGGGGTGGTTATTACTGTCGCCAG GTCCTTCATCCCAGATGAGCATATGGTGTGGTGTCcagaacagctgctgcagtgcatgTTGGCACACATTCACTACATGCCAGACCACTGGAGGGGCACTGCTAACAAGAGCGAGACCCGTGACGAGGTGGCGCAGCTGTTCCAGTACAAAGCG GTGTTTATCttggaggagctgctcagtcCCATTGTCACACCCTTCATTCTCATCTTCCTTCTGAGGAGTAAGTCTCTAGAGATCATTGACTTCTTCAGGAACTTCACTGTGGAGGTGGTTGGTGTCGGAGACATCTGTTCCTTTGCGCAGATGGACATCAGACGCCATGGAAACCCAACA TGGATGTCAGAGGGCCAGACTGAGGCCTCTGTATACCAACAGGCTGAGAATGGCAAGACAGAGTTGTCCCTCATGCATTTCACCATTAAGAACCCACGCTGGCAACCGCCTCAGGAGAGCTCAGTGTTTATCAGCCATCTAAAGGAGAAGGTGCATCATGATGCACAGACTGGCCCATCCACccagctgctgctttctgaGGCTCCTCTCTGCACCTCACTGCAATCCAATGAGTCAGCCACTGGG CCCGATAATCTGTTGGCCAGTGTTCTGGCCCACCCCATTCTAACTGCATCTGGACTGCAAGGGCGAGACCATCATTTCATCCCACCAAGTAccgctgcctctgctgctgccagtgtCCTGGCCTCTTTGTCCACTTCCCAGCTCGCACATACCAGCCGTGGCCGTTCTCAGGGCCTCatgccctcctctctccaccctGAGAGCACCATGTACCGCAGTGATCGCACCATCATTGACAG tatgTCTAACAGTGAGTCCCGTATCCGGAGCAATGCACTTCACTCAGAGTTCGCCTCCGCAGAGATGAGCCTCCATGCCATCTACATGCATGAG ctccaccagcagagCTCCCACCCACAGAGAACTTCAGGGCAGTGGCAGACTGCAGTGCCAATGAGAGATCTGCACACAAACGCTG GTTTCCAGGTACATAGTGGCCATGGTTCCAGCATGTCCATGCCCACCGCTGCCCACCTTGGCGGCTggcaagaagaggaggaggaggatgaagatgatcAGGAGATTAACAGTGGACCTACTCCGAAGCAGGACACCAGGAGTAGTTGTTGA